One part of the Treponema peruense genome encodes these proteins:
- a CDS encoding PadR family transcriptional regulator yields MTFSMGASLLDAVVLSVVQKEGADGSYGYKITQDVRSVMDVSESTLYPVLRRLQKDECLETYDQAFQGRNRRYYKITVGGAMLLDNYRREWAEYKTKVDHILMGTE; encoded by the coding sequence ATGACGTTCAGTATGGGCGCTTCGCTTTTGGACGCTGTTGTTCTGTCCGTTGTACAAAAGGAGGGTGCGGATGGTTCTTACGGCTATAAAATTACGCAGGACGTGCGCTCTGTAATGGATGTTTCTGAAAGTACGCTTTACCCGGTTTTAAGGCGGCTTCAGAAAGATGAGTGTCTTGAAACCTATGACCAGGCTTTTCAGGGACGAAACAGACGCTACTATAAAATAACAGTCGGCGGTGCAATGCTGCTGGACAATTACAGGCGGGAATGGGCTGAATACAAAACCAAAGTAGACCACATTCTTATGGGAACAGAATAA